One window from the genome of Vibrio sp. VB16 encodes:
- a CDS encoding transporter substrate-binding domain-containing protein, with protein MRLLKSAMIAMLGALLSLPSVADNVNIEKIEQRGTLRVGMSTFVPWAMRNKQGELIGFEIDVANRLAKDSGWKVEFVPTAWDGIIPALLAKKFDVIIGGMSITPARAESVLFSAAYSHSGVQVAANKTLAAGFDQMSDFNSRKVKIAARRGAFTVQVARETFPKAKILQFDDDAQAFQEVLNGNAHAVIASSPKPEHEALKHEDVLFLPFNERLSKGNEAFAVRLGEDDKKAFFDHWIKERTEDGWLAERYEYWFSTLDWQSQVAQGQ; from the coding sequence ATGAGATTATTAAAAAGTGCAATGATTGCAATGTTGGGGGCGTTACTATCTCTGCCTTCGGTTGCCGATAACGTGAACATCGAAAAAATAGAGCAACGTGGCACGTTACGCGTTGGTATGTCTACCTTTGTTCCGTGGGCGATGCGTAATAAACAGGGCGAATTGATCGGATTTGAAATCGACGTTGCCAACCGTCTAGCGAAAGATTCTGGCTGGAAAGTTGAGTTCGTCCCTACGGCATGGGACGGTATTATCCCCGCGCTCTTGGCGAAGAAATTTGATGTTATTATTGGTGGTATGTCTATCACACCTGCACGAGCCGAAAGCGTTCTGTTTAGCGCTGCCTATTCACACTCAGGCGTTCAGGTCGCCGCGAATAAAACACTCGCCGCTGGCTTTGATCAAATGAGCGATTTTAATTCTCGCAAAGTAAAAATTGCAGCGCGTCGTGGAGCATTCACTGTACAAGTGGCGCGTGAAACCTTCCCTAAAGCTAAGATTCTTCAATTTGATGACGATGCGCAAGCATTCCAAGAAGTATTGAACGGCAATGCCCACGCGGTTATTGCCTCTAGCCCAAAACCCGAGCATGAGGCTCTAAAACACGAAGATGTCCTTTTCCTTCCTTTCAATGAACGGCTGTCAAAAGGTAACGAGGCATTTGCAGTGCGACTCGGTGAAGACGATAAAAAGGCCTTCTTTGATCATTGGATTAAAGAGCGGACTGAAGACGGTTGGTTGGCTGAACGATACGAATATTGGTTCTCTACATTAGATTGGCAAAGCCAAGTGGCTCAAGGGCAGTAA
- a CDS encoding amino acid ABC transporter permease, translating to METISSIRPTKAQSSKRLNRLDYFLLGLIAFAAIWFYYRSSIGVNYHWNWSGAIELVFTPRANGDIPYFFQGVVSTLRLSVWGVVFSLLLGILLGIARHSALSIFRAPAIAYIQLIRNIPPLVFVFIFYFFISNQLIPLLGLDALLREHSGETNVVQEILFGKANLWENLLSGVLCVGLLSAAYIAEVVRAGLENIEKGQWEAADVLGLSTWSKYRYVIAPQVISTIAPPLAGQAISLVKDSSIVSLISIQELTFVGTEMANSSGLIFEIWLLVGLSYLVLCFGLSLLFSKLEANSRKHLQK from the coding sequence ATGGAAACCATAAGCTCAATAAGACCAACGAAGGCCCAGAGTTCGAAAAGATTAAATCGATTAGATTATTTTCTGCTTGGATTGATTGCGTTTGCCGCCATCTGGTTTTACTACCGATCTTCTATTGGTGTGAACTATCATTGGAACTGGTCTGGTGCTATTGAGCTTGTTTTCACTCCAAGAGCAAATGGAGACATACCGTATTTTTTCCAGGGTGTGGTTTCAACACTCCGATTGAGTGTCTGGGGCGTTGTTTTTTCGTTATTGCTTGGCATCCTATTAGGCATTGCCAGGCACTCGGCATTATCGATATTTCGCGCACCTGCTATCGCCTATATTCAGCTTATTCGGAATATACCACCGCTGGTTTTTGTATTTATTTTTTACTTTTTCATCTCCAATCAACTTATTCCATTACTTGGACTAGATGCCCTGCTTAGAGAGCATTCAGGTGAGACGAATGTTGTTCAGGAGATACTATTTGGAAAAGCAAACCTTTGGGAAAACTTACTCTCAGGGGTGCTATGCGTCGGATTACTGTCGGCCGCTTACATCGCAGAAGTTGTGAGGGCTGGATTAGAGAACATTGAGAAAGGCCAATGGGAAGCCGCGGATGTATTGGGCTTATCTACGTGGTCAAAATATCGTTATGTCATTGCCCCGCAAGTAATAAGTACCATTGCGCCTCCGTTGGCAGGGCAAGCTATCTCACTTGTAAAAGACTCTTCTATTGTTTCATTGATTTCTATTCAGGAACTGACTTTCGTCGGTACAGAAATGGCAAATTCATCCGGATTGATTTTTGAGATATGGTTGTTAGTCGGTTTGTCGTATCTCGTCCTCTGCTTCGGGCTCTCTCTGCTGTTTTCCAAACTTGAAGCAAACAGCCGAAAGCACTTACAGAAGTAA
- a CDS encoding substrate-binding domain-containing protein — MASMKDIAKLADVSTSTVSHVVNQTRYVSEEITTRVKQAAKELNYSPSALARSLKMNRTRTIGLLVTTSTNPFFGEVVKGVERHCYEQDYNLILCNTEGDDARMKASINTLLEKRVDGLLLLCSSLEGKYLDVFDRYQDIPTVVMDWGETHFPSDKIKDNSRLGGYMAAKHLIDNGHREIGCITGPLDRHQAQIRFAGFQQALDDEGISLENKWVVPSNFECDGGYDAFNLLYERGELPSAIFACNDMMAMGLINAANEKGVRVPEDLSVIGYDDIYIAKFMVPALTTIHQPKFRLGKTAVDTLLKRIEKRAEQIQQVQLEPTLVVRNSVKPLK; from the coding sequence ATGGCTTCAATGAAAGATATTGCCAAACTAGCGGATGTTTCTACGTCTACGGTAAGCCATGTTGTTAATCAGACTCGGTACGTAAGCGAAGAGATTACCACTCGAGTAAAACAAGCCGCTAAAGAGCTGAATTACTCGCCTTCTGCTCTTGCTCGCAGCCTAAAAATGAATCGCACTCGTACTATCGGTTTACTGGTAACAACCTCAACCAACCCCTTTTTTGGTGAAGTTGTAAAAGGAGTAGAAAGGCACTGCTATGAACAAGACTACAACCTAATTCTTTGTAATACCGAAGGAGATGACGCTCGAATGAAGGCGTCGATTAACACGCTTTTGGAAAAAAGAGTCGATGGGTTGCTTTTGCTTTGTTCTAGCCTAGAGGGGAAATACTTAGACGTATTCGATCGATATCAGGATATCCCTACCGTGGTTATGGATTGGGGAGAAACCCATTTCCCAAGTGATAAAATTAAAGACAATTCAAGGCTTGGCGGTTACATGGCGGCTAAGCACCTAATTGATAATGGACATCGTGAAATTGGCTGTATTACGGGCCCATTAGATCGCCATCAAGCTCAGATTCGTTTTGCAGGTTTTCAGCAAGCACTGGATGACGAAGGAATATCACTGGAAAACAAGTGGGTCGTTCCTTCTAACTTCGAGTGTGATGGCGGATACGATGCATTTAATCTCCTATATGAACGTGGTGAGTTGCCAAGTGCTATCTTTGCTTGTAACGATATGATGGCCATGGGTTTAATCAATGCTGCGAATGAAAAAGGGGTTAGAGTACCTGAAGACCTTTCAGTTATTGGTTATGATGATATCTATATCGCTAAATTTATGGTTCCGGCGCTGACAACTATCCACCAACCCAAATTTCGACTGGGTAAAACGGCCGTTGATACTTTGCTTAAACGTATTGAAAAGCGAGCCGAGCAGATACAACAGGTACAGCTGGAGCCAACGCTAGTGGTTCGAAATAGTGTTAAACCGTTGAAATAA
- the rbsK gene encoding ribokinase, with protein sequence MSKLIVLGSVNADHVLKVPSFPRPGETLHGGGYQVIPGGKGANQAIAAVRLGADIGFIASVGDDAFGVAIKKSFKEEGMNTDAVLIEDNTPTGIAMIQVADTGENSICISAEANGRLNAARIAPYLSSIEQADFLLMQLETPMDGVELAAKTAKLSGTKVVLNPAPATKLSDNLLSCVDIITPNETEAEILTGVTVFDEQSAQVASDILHAKGIETVLITLGAQGVWLSEERGKGEIISGFKVDATDTTAAGDTFNGGLVTGLMDGMNLKQSVVLAHAAAAISVTRFGAQTSIPCRKEVDAFSTQHDI encoded by the coding sequence ATGAGTAAACTCATTGTCCTCGGCAGCGTTAATGCTGATCATGTTCTAAAGGTTCCATCTTTTCCTAGACCAGGTGAAACACTTCACGGTGGTGGATATCAGGTGATTCCTGGTGGTAAAGGGGCCAATCAAGCAATCGCGGCAGTTCGCTTAGGCGCAGATATTGGATTTATTGCGAGTGTAGGTGATGATGCGTTTGGCGTAGCGATCAAAAAGAGTTTCAAAGAAGAAGGCATGAATACCGACGCCGTTTTGATTGAAGATAATACGCCAACAGGAATTGCAATGATTCAGGTTGCGGATACAGGCGAAAACAGCATTTGTATCTCTGCTGAAGCGAATGGTCGGTTGAATGCGGCACGAATTGCCCCTTATCTTTCGTCAATTGAACAGGCAGATTTTCTGCTTATGCAATTAGAGACGCCGATGGATGGGGTTGAATTGGCGGCAAAAACGGCTAAGTTATCGGGAACCAAAGTGGTACTTAACCCTGCTCCGGCGACAAAACTTAGTGATAACTTATTAAGCTGTGTAGATATCATCACGCCGAACGAAACCGAGGCAGAAATACTCACAGGTGTAACCGTGTTTGATGAGCAGTCTGCGCAAGTGGCTTCAGATATTCTGCATGCCAAAGGCATCGAAACCGTGTTGATTACGTTAGGCGCGCAGGGCGTATGGCTTAGTGAAGAACGTGGTAAAGGCGAAATAATCTCTGGTTTTAAAGTTGATGCAACTGATACGACAGCGGCAGGAGATACCTTTAATGGCGGTTTAGTGACAGGATTGATGGACGGTATGAACTTAAAACAATCTGTCGTTCTAGCTCATGCTGCCGCGGCTATTTCGGTGACCCGATTTGGTGCTCAAACTTCTATTCCATGTCGGAAGGAAGTGGATGCATTCAGTACTCAACACGATATTTAA
- the rbsB gene encoding ribose ABC transporter substrate-binding protein RbsB, with amino-acid sequence MKKIATLISAAVLSASMSTTAFAEDTIAVVVSTLNNPFFVSMKDGAEKKAKELGYKLIVLDSQNDPSKELSNVEDLTVRGVKAILINPTDSDAVSNAIRMINGTNIPVLTLDRGASRGKVASHIASDNVVGGELAGNFIVEAIGDNAKVIQLEGIAGTSAARERGEGFMNAVKGSKMELLATQPADFDRTKGLNVMENLLAANPDVQAVFAQNDEMALGALRAVQASSKDVMIIGFDGTDDGIAAVKRGDLAATVAQQPELIGALGVETADKILKGETVETYIPVPLKLVLK; translated from the coding sequence ATGAAAAAGATCGCAACTCTTATCTCAGCCGCTGTTTTATCTGCATCAATGAGCACTACGGCGTTCGCTGAAGATACAATAGCAGTAGTAGTATCTACTCTAAACAACCCATTTTTCGTTTCGATGAAAGATGGCGCTGAGAAAAAAGCAAAAGAATTAGGCTATAAGCTTATCGTTCTAGATTCACAGAATGATCCAAGTAAAGAACTTTCTAATGTTGAGGATCTAACGGTTCGTGGTGTGAAGGCAATTCTGATTAACCCAACGGATTCTGATGCGGTTTCTAATGCAATCCGTATGATTAACGGAACAAATATTCCTGTGCTTACTCTAGACCGTGGCGCAAGCCGTGGTAAAGTTGCAAGCCACATTGCATCAGACAACGTAGTTGGTGGCGAACTCGCGGGTAACTTTATTGTTGAAGCTATTGGTGATAATGCGAAAGTTATTCAGCTTGAAGGTATCGCCGGTACTTCTGCGGCGCGTGAGCGTGGTGAAGGCTTCATGAATGCTGTTAAAGGCAGCAAAATGGAACTGCTTGCTACTCAACCAGCCGATTTTGACCGTACTAAAGGTTTGAACGTAATGGAAAACCTACTTGCTGCTAACCCAGATGTTCAAGCAGTATTTGCTCAAAATGACGAAATGGCATTGGGCGCACTTCGCGCGGTTCAAGCATCAAGTAAAGACGTTATGATCATCGGTTTTGATGGAACAGATGATGGTATTGCAGCGGTTAAACGTGGCGACCTAGCAGCAACGGTTGCTCAACAACCTGAATTGATCGGTGCACTTGGTGTTGAAACAGCAGATAAAATCCTTAAAGGTGAGACAGTTGAAACGTACATTCCAGTACCTCTAAAACTTGTTCTTAAGTAA
- the rbsC gene encoding ribose ABC transporter permease, whose protein sequence is MNNDTTTKKIEPMQDRKLFTKEWLIEQKSLIALLFLIAVVSFLNPYFFTMDNILNILRQTSVNAIIAVGMTLVILTAGIDLSVGSVMALCGAFAASLIAMEVSVFIAVPTALLAGAALGAISGVIIAKGKVQAFIATLVTMTLLRGVTMVYTDGRPISTGFTDTADTFAWFGTGYALGIPVPVWIMVIVFSAAWYVLNHTRFGRYVYALGGNESATRLSGINVDRVKIGVYAICGLLAALAGLIVTSRLSSAQPTAGMAYELDAIAAVVLGGTSLAGGRGRIMGTLIGALIIGFLNNALNLLDVSSYYQMIAKAVVILLAVLVDNKNK, encoded by the coding sequence ATGAACAACGATACAACAACCAAAAAGATAGAACCCATGCAAGATAGAAAACTATTTACTAAAGAGTGGCTAATCGAGCAGAAATCACTCATCGCATTGCTTTTTTTGATTGCAGTGGTTTCGTTTCTTAACCCTTATTTTTTTACGATGGATAACATCCTCAATATTTTGAGACAAACATCCGTCAATGCAATTATTGCCGTAGGGATGACCCTTGTTATTCTCACCGCGGGTATAGATTTGAGTGTAGGGTCCGTAATGGCACTATGCGGAGCCTTTGCCGCGAGTTTAATTGCAATGGAAGTCTCGGTGTTCATCGCCGTTCCAACGGCGCTTCTAGCGGGTGCGGCTTTAGGCGCAATTAGTGGGGTGATTATCGCCAAAGGTAAGGTTCAAGCCTTTATTGCTACACTGGTTACGATGACTTTATTACGTGGTGTGACGATGGTGTACACCGACGGACGACCAATTTCGACTGGATTTACTGATACTGCGGATACGTTTGCGTGGTTTGGTACTGGATATGCTCTAGGTATCCCTGTTCCGGTATGGATTATGGTTATTGTATTTTCGGCCGCATGGTATGTGCTAAACCACACGCGATTTGGCCGTTATGTATACGCCTTAGGTGGCAATGAATCAGCAACACGCCTATCTGGTATTAATGTTGATCGTGTAAAGATAGGTGTATACGCCATCTGTGGTCTACTCGCGGCTTTAGCCGGTCTTATAGTGACGTCCCGTTTGTCGTCGGCTCAGCCGACAGCCGGGATGGCCTATGAACTTGATGCTATTGCTGCCGTAGTACTCGGTGGTACCAGCCTAGCTGGTGGACGTGGACGTATTATGGGGACCTTAATTGGCGCATTGATTATTGGTTTTCTTAATAACGCGTTAAACCTTCTAGATGTATCTTCTTACTATCAGATGATTGCCAAAGCTGTCGTCATTCTTCTGGCAGTTTTAGTTGATAATAAAAATAAATAA
- the rbsA gene encoding ribose ABC transporter ATP-binding protein RbsA, with protein sequence MTQPILELTGIDKAFPGVKALDNACLNVYPGRVMALLGENGAGKSTLMKVLTGIYSLDAGDIRYQGVNAAFQGPKHSQEAGISIIHQELNLIPELTIAENIFLGRERVSPLGRIRWSEMYKEADALLARLNVKHSSKDQLGSLSLGEQQMVEIAKALSFDSKVIIMDEPTDALTDTESESLFAVIEELRQEGCGIVYISHRLKEIFQMCDDITVLRDGKFINQCTVAETNEDLLIEMMVGRKLEEQYPRINAVHGTTCLEVKNLTGSGVNDVSFTLDRGEILGISGLMGAGRTELMKAIYGALPKESGKVMLDGKAIEPQNPQEGLAQGIAYISEDRKGDGLVLSLSVKENMSLSCLEQLSKGIQIQHKDEVMAVEDFINLFNIKTPSRNQIIGNLSGGNQQKVAIAKGLMTRPKVLILDEPTRGVDVGAKKEIYQLINKFKAEGMSIILVSSEMPEVLGMSDRIIVMHEGHISGEFDAKEADQEKLMACAVGKKVSEVAA encoded by the coding sequence ATGACTCAACCAATTTTAGAGCTAACGGGTATAGACAAAGCCTTTCCCGGTGTGAAAGCGCTAGATAATGCTTGTCTCAATGTATATCCAGGTCGTGTTATGGCGCTGCTTGGCGAAAATGGTGCAGGTAAGTCTACGTTGATGAAAGTGTTAACGGGCATCTATTCTTTAGATGCAGGAGACATCCGATACCAAGGCGTTAACGCTGCATTTCAAGGGCCGAAGCATTCTCAGGAAGCGGGCATCAGTATTATTCATCAGGAACTAAATCTTATTCCTGAATTAACTATCGCTGAAAATATATTTTTAGGCCGTGAAAGAGTATCACCATTAGGCCGTATTCGATGGTCTGAAATGTATAAAGAGGCGGATGCACTGCTTGCTCGCCTTAATGTCAAACATAGCTCTAAAGACCAACTTGGTTCGCTGAGTCTTGGTGAACAACAAATGGTTGAGATTGCCAAAGCGCTCTCATTTGATTCGAAGGTCATCATTATGGATGAGCCTACCGACGCATTAACCGATACAGAGAGTGAGTCACTGTTTGCGGTGATTGAGGAATTGCGCCAAGAGGGATGTGGCATTGTCTATATTTCACATCGTTTGAAAGAGATCTTCCAGATGTGCGATGACATTACGGTATTGCGTGACGGCAAGTTTATCAATCAATGTACGGTAGCGGAAACCAATGAGGATCTGCTCATTGAGATGATGGTAGGTCGTAAACTTGAAGAACAATATCCTCGAATCAATGCGGTTCATGGAACCACCTGTTTGGAAGTGAAAAATCTAACTGGTTCGGGTGTTAATGACGTTAGCTTTACATTAGATAGAGGTGAGATCCTCGGTATATCTGGTTTGATGGGGGCAGGTCGTACAGAGCTAATGAAAGCGATATATGGGGCGTTACCAAAAGAGTCCGGCAAGGTGATGTTGGACGGGAAAGCTATCGAACCGCAAAACCCACAAGAAGGGTTAGCACAGGGCATTGCCTATATCTCTGAAGATCGTAAAGGTGATGGATTGGTATTGAGCTTGTCGGTTAAAGAAAATATGTCACTTAGTTGTCTAGAACAGCTATCGAAAGGAATCCAAATTCAACACAAAGACGAAGTGATGGCGGTAGAAGATTTTATCAACCTCTTTAATATTAAAACGCCGAGCCGCAACCAGATTATTGGTAATCTTTCTGGTGGTAACCAGCAAAAAGTGGCTATCGCGAAGGGGTTAATGACAAGGCCAAAGGTGTTGATCTTAGATGAACCAACCCGCGGCGTAGATGTTGGCGCCAAAAAAGAGATATACCAACTCATCAACAAGTTCAAGGCGGAAGGAATGAGCATTATATTAGTCTCTTCGGAAATGCCGGAAGTACTTGGAATGAGTGACCGAATTATTGTTATGCACGAAGGCCACATCAGTGGTGAATTTGATGCGAAAGAAGCGGATCAAGAGAAACTTATGGCTTGTGCTGTTGGTAAAAAAGTAAGTGAGGTAGCAGCATGA
- the rbsD gene encoding D-ribose pyranase: MKKTRLLNSELSYLVATLGHTDEITIGDAGLPIPEGVERIDLALTHGVPGFIQTVEVLLSESQIEGVIIAEETKQVSPELHSQLLEVIKKDSQSTGKETNITYVSHEEFKVHSFDSKAIVRTGECTPYANVIFQTGVTF, from the coding sequence ATGAAAAAAACACGCTTATTAAATTCTGAACTTTCTTATCTTGTTGCGACACTCGGGCACACAGATGAAATTACGATTGGTGACGCGGGATTGCCCATTCCTGAAGGCGTAGAACGAATTGACTTAGCTTTAACTCATGGTGTTCCTGGTTTTATTCAGACGGTTGAAGTATTACTTAGTGAGTCTCAAATTGAAGGCGTCATCATTGCGGAAGAAACGAAACAAGTGAGTCCTGAGCTACATTCTCAATTGCTTGAAGTGATTAAAAAAGACAGCCAGAGTACAGGTAAAGAAACGAACATAACTTATGTTTCTCATGAAGAATTTAAAGTTCACTCTTTTGATAGTAAAGCGATAGTAAGAACGGGTGAATGTACACCTTATGCCAATGTGATTTTTCAAACTGGTGTCACTTTTTAA